The following DNA comes from Anaerolineae bacterium.
TACCTGCCTCTGGTCCTGCGCTTGAGATAAACTCAACCAGGGTGCGGGCTACTATTTGGGTTTGCCGCCCGTGTTCGCTCTCGGGGGGTGAAGGAGCCAAAGAGATGCGAAAGAGGCAGGGAAGCGAGCCCGGCACTGGGTAGTAGAGCGGACGCACGGTTGGCTGAACCGCTTCCGGCGGATGTTGGTCCGTTGGGAGAAGAGGGCCGCCAATCATCTCGCGTTCCTGCCTTTCGCCTGTGCCCTTATTGCCTTTCACGCAGCAGGGTGGCTGGCGAAGCCCCTGATCGCTGCCCAATATGCGGAGCCCTGAAGGATAAGTTCCGCAAGTTTTAGAAGGCTCAGTTTCCTTCCGGGCCGATGTCGTATGAGGTGTCGGCCTGGTCCTTGTGCGAGGCAGTTCTACCAGCCTTTGGTTAGGAAACATCGGAGCTGGCTATCACCCAGGCCCGGATAAACTAATCCAGAAGGGCGTTTATACCGCAGTTACTCCCAAAGGCTGGACGGTGGTTCCTGGAAGGCCGGGGTTGTGGCCAGCCCTTAATCACTTATTCTTTTGCCCTTTCAGGATACTGGCATCGCAAAAGGCCACAGCAGTGGCAAAAATTTCCGCATTCTCAGGGCTCCCGGAGGTGGGGAAAGCCAGTAAAACGCCTGGAAGGGCTGGTTCATCCGGTGCTGATAACTTTCAGGGTTTTAATTTCACACCCCCGCAATCGGAAGGAAATTTTTCTACCCTCCACTTTCAAGGGAGCTAAGGGTTCCTCCAGCAGATTCGTCTCCCATGCCTCTGCCACCTCACGCCATAGAACAATGCTGCCGGAAATTTCCTCCCGCGTTGCATTCCACAGCCTTATCACAATTCCTGCTCCATCTTCGGCCTTTTTGATCGCACTCACTATAACCTGCGGCGGGTTTATTTCCAGCAGGCTCAGGGTAGAAGGCAAGTTTCCTTCAGCACTAACCCTTGCCGCCACGAGAGGTCGGGTGAAGGCTTCGGCCTCAAGCCATGGGAACGCCTCCCACCAAAAACCAGGGTAAGGGACGAAAGCATATTCGAAAACATGCACACCCGGGCACTGGGCCTCCGGGACCTCATAAGGAGGGCCAGCATGCCCGAGCCGCGCTCTCAAATCATCCCTTGAAAGCCACCCGACACACCTCAGGAGGGTGAGGAAAACAACTCCCTCAGGGGTCACCTCATATTCTGGCAAGCCTTTATTCAAAACAGCTATTCCACGTCCTTCGCCCTGAACCAGGAGAAAACGCTCTTGAGGGTGGGTGCTTACGGGAGCTTCAAAGGGACTTATGGCTTCGGGCAAAGCGGTGGAACGGGAAACAAGGGCGAAGGCACTTTCGGCAATGGATTCTCGACAGATGAAGTCTACCGGAAAAGCCACCCTCAGACGGTGATCACGAGCCCTGTTATCCACTATGGTACGGAATTCAATTCTCCTTACCCCACGTTTAAGCGTGATAAAAGTGGTTATAGGGCAGATTACCTTCCTGCGGCTGCGGCGTTTGCGCTCCGCTGTAAGGTTCTGGGGTATAAGGAAGCGATGCCTTATTCTAATAGTGGCCCAATCCTGGAAGTTTTCAGCCAGGTCAATTTCCGCTTTCAGAGCCAAGGTGGTGAAAACTTCCTGGCTTTCAGGAGCCTCGAAGTTATATTCATCACCCGCATCTCCCGCATCCTCAAAATAGCCAACATTCTCGTACACAGCGCCGCTTCCTTTATCCACGACTTTAATCGTCCCGTTGTCCATGACTTCTACCCGGAAGAATTCGTTCTCCATAGTCTTTGAATCCAGGAGAACTCCTTTTCCGGAAGTAACAGGGGGATTTCCCGGGACAAGGCGATAGATTTTGTAGCCCCAGGGAGGAAGGCCTTCAGCCAGGAAGGAAATCTTAACTTTCTCCACATGTTTTACTCCCTCCAGAATGTCCCTGCTTTCCAGTACCCTCTCCCCGATCCTGAAGGGAACGACATGGCCTTCAGGGGAAACAAGTGTGAAGCGCTCTACAGCTAAATCCTCGGGCCCTGGTTCCTGAGCTCTGCCCCGTGGAGGGGAGAGCCTCGGTTCAACCCACACTTCCACCGTGTCTGTCCGCTGGGATGAGGTAGGGTTAAAGATCAGGAAGTTTATCCCCTCTCCGCCCCGAACTTTTTGCCCAATTTTCTGGAGAGATTCTTCGGTCACTTCTTTTGCCACCTGCTCCACCTGGGCGAACCTCACTACCATTTCCTGGTGCACTTCATCTACGGAAGTCCCACAGATGGAATCGTGAAAGTGGTTTTTAAGGAGGAGCTTCCAGGCATGCCTCAAGAAGCTTGAAGGATATTGCTCTCCCATGGTCATGGCGAAGGAGGCTAACGGTTCAGCATAAAAATTGAGCAAAGTAAAGGCCTTATGGTTCATCAGTTTAAGGTAAATGCGGGAGGAGAGGACTCCCGGGAGCAAAGGGGCAAAGAAGGGGGTACGCAATTCGCCCTGTATGACCTCCAGCTCCCGATTTCTGTCCAGGAGTTCAAGGTAATCCTCAAGGGACCCCAGGTTAAAAGAATAGCCCATCCTGGCCGAAAGATGTTCCAGGACAGAGGGCAGGTCTTTCTGAGGTCCCATGTGGTCGCATCCGGCCATGAGTAAAACAGCGTCGGCAGTGGAGAGGCCTCTTAGAAATTCCAGGAGGGAACTGAGGCCTTTAAAAGGGCCCAGCTCAAAATTTTCAGGGTCAGAAGGTAGATTCCGGGCGTTACAATAAGAGGCGGCGAACCAATGGGTGAGGACTCTGGAACCATCGGGGGCTTCCCACCAGAACTCAGTTTTCTGCGGGGCCACACCTCGGGATAGAAATGCGGTTTCTATTCCAAAGCCCCTCAATATCTGGGGCATCTGAGCTACATGCCCGAAAGGGTCCGGCAGGTAGCCAATTTTCATTGTCCCCCCCAGAGCTTTCCCTAATTTGTGGCCTTCCAGCAAATTGCGCACCAGAGCCTCTCCCCCGGCCAGAAATTCATCGGGCATGGTATACCATGGGCCTGTGGACAGGCGCCCATAGGCTATAGCCTGCTTGAGGTCTCCCTCCCTATCGGGACGAATTTCCAAGTAATCCTCAGCAATGATAGCCTGACCATCCAGCAGGAAATGCCTGAATTTTTCGTTCCCCTTGAGG
Coding sequences within:
- a CDS encoding glycosyl hydrolase-related protein, whose protein sequence is MKVIVVPHTHWDREWYFPFERFRYHLVRMLDETLDLLKGNEKFRHFLLDGQAIIAEDYLEIRPDREGDLKQAIAYGRLSTGPWYTMPDEFLAGGEALVRNLLEGHKLGKALGGTMKIGYLPDPFGHVAQMPQILRGFGIETAFLSRGVAPQKTEFWWEAPDGSRVLTHWFAASYCNARNLPSDPENFELGPFKGLSSLLEFLRGLSTADAVLLMAGCDHMGPQKDLPSVLEHLSARMGYSFNLGSLEDYLELLDRNRELEVIQGELRTPFFAPLLPGVLSSRIYLKLMNHKAFTLLNFYAEPLASFAMTMGEQYPSSFLRHAWKLLLKNHFHDSICGTSVDEVHQEMVVRFAQVEQVAKEVTEESLQKIGQKVRGGEGINFLIFNPTSSQRTDTVEVWVEPRLSPPRGRAQEPGPEDLAVERFTLVSPEGHVVPFRIGERVLESRDILEGVKHVEKVKISFLAEGLPPWGYKIYRLVPGNPPVTSGKGVLLDSKTMENEFFRVEVMDNGTIKVVDKGSGAVYENVGYFEDAGDAGDEYNFEAPESQEVFTTLALKAEIDLAENFQDWATIRIRHRFLIPQNLTAERKRRSRRKVICPITTFITLKRGVRRIEFRTIVDNRARDHRLRVAFPVDFICRESIAESAFALVSRSTALPEAISPFEAPVSTHPQERFLLVQGEGRGIAVLNKGLPEYEVTPEGVVFLTLLRCVGWLSRDDLRARLGHAGPPYEVPEAQCPGVHVFEYAFVPYPGFWWEAFPWLEAEAFTRPLVAARVSAEGNLPSTLSLLEINPPQVIVSAIKKAEDGAGIVIRLWNATREEISGSIVLWREVAEAWETNLLEEPLAPLKVEGRKISFRLRGCEIKTLKVISTG